GCTACACTCAGAATCCTTTTAAGAAGATGACGCAAATTCTCCGCAAATATTCTCTGcgatttgtaaaaaaaaaatgttcgggCGTAAGCCACAAGTTATTGAGATCACTTATGTAATTCCTTGGGTAAATAATAGTTCTTTGGTGATTAATGAATCTTCCACAGTAATGCGGCACCTCGTGGAAGTAGTTCAGAACTGAAGTCTGCTAGTGTCACCATCCGGACTGCAGGCGGCTTTGGGAAGGAACGAACACACCCCAAGTGCTACGCTGCAAACTTAACAGGAACCAAGGTGAACACTCGCTAATTTGGAGTCAAGTATTTATTCCTGCGAGAAACAATTTCGAAGTGAAGAGGATTTCTTTCGCACATCACCACCCGAGAATACACCTCCTAGCaaatgtgtgtttgtgtgcgAGTTCTGGCATAAGATCGACCAGGAGAAGTTCAGATATGTTCAACGACGACAAATCCGGCTAAGAGGCGGATGACTACGTTACGTTGTATTCATATGTTGCTATTCCGCTTACAAAAAGCTTGGTCTTCGATATGActgtattttgaaaaagtcaCCAGCAACTTGAGCGAATTCCTACGTAGCCCCCTCACCAACGACACTGCCTAAGCAACATAAATGTTGCGTTACGCATGCTTGCTGCATAATAGTTACGGTGGAACTAAAAAGTCACGCATGTGTCCACTTCAAGTGCTCGAAAATGTACTGGAACTGGATTATTCACACCTTCATTTCGCGTTATTTCGCAATGAGCTTGGGAATGGTTCAAGATGACTCAAAACATTGCTCTATAATGCTAGAGAACCTAACTTGCCATACCTTTAACAATGCTGCTCGTTCTATCCACTCTCCAAATAAGAGAATATCGAAGAAATAAGTATCCGGAACGTTGTTGTATTCATCTGCTGGAGGCACAATAAATTCGTCCTCTTTGGAGTCAATATTCCCACAAAGAACATTATTCCGCCTGAAAACTTCAGATGATCCTAATATCCCTAATATCACCCATATTTTTCGACTGCAAGCATGACTGTTCTCAGCGGAAACATTTTCAGGACTTTCGATATgagaagtaaagaaaagatATTCTAAAATATATTTCCGTAGGCTCTTCGTAAGCGATCCCTTTGAACATTTgttcttgactttttttttcaaaagtgtaGTGTGTTAGGTCATTTGCAGGGACTTGTAAAACGACCATCATTTCACGCATATAAGAAATCATGGACGAAAAACTGAATTCTGAGTTCATAATACGAAAGTTAGAGCAGTTAACAAACAAAGGAGGTTCATAAATGGAAGTATGCTAAAGGAGAATACCTACGTAAGTTTGTGCCCGTCCCAAGCACGAAGTATATGATTACTCCTGGTCCCGCAGTAATTAAGTTGTCTTCGGAGGGAAACGACCTCAAGACACTGACTTACAGCCGATGTGATAAATTTGCTGTGAGTGAAGTGCCAAAAAAAGCTTGTGATGCATACGAAAAACCTCACCTGAGCCAACCAGTCAAAGTACTTCAAGTGGAAGTGGTCGAATTTCCTAGAGTCAAAGATACACGCATCTAACAACGCATCTATTACCATTACCATTTTGAAAGTTGGTGGGAAAGATCGGCTCTAAACTTAGAAAGCAGTGCTTACACATGACATCTGAACCCACCATGAAGACCGAAAACGTGAGGAGCGATAAGAACGTCTTTCAAGCGCTGACCCGCTTGAAATCCCTTGTTTATCGATGTGCGATGCCCCAATAAACTCCTCGAAACCTCCTCCTTTTTCTATCTTGGTAGTCATTCGCTAGTTGTGTAGTTCTGCATATTAAAGACATGCGGTCAGGTAGTGAGTGAGTATTCTCAAGACTTCTCTACCAATTCCTCTCATGTGAGCCCCATTAACTTAATCATCACTCCTCAAAAAATAACTGTTAGCATCCAAAAAGCAGTAGAATTAACTACTGCCGTCCTTCGAATGAcagagtgatttttttgaagatcgGGTTTCTACTCCCATTCTTTACGTTCCAGAATAGGGTAGGCATAGATCAAAGAAGTGATGCATGGTGTGATCACCTTTCTCACCGCACGGCGTTGAAAAacttaaatttcaatttattttagaGTGAGACCAAACGTCTTTGTCGTTGTCAGATTTCgtgttttttaaaagaattcctCGAAGTTATTCAATTAGACAACCTTTCCTCTCTCAAAAGACTTTCTTTGCagttttgaggatttttttagagTCATTTTCCCACAAAAAGAGATTAAATCAATGAATCACCGGTTCCTGAAGATTctctgaagaaaacaatgacATCCTTCGATATACACAGGGCCCACGATCTCAAAGAATTGGGGTCCATCtctgttttcattatttccctTTTCGCAACAGATTCGTAAGTTTCCGCTCAAGTAAGGCAAGTTTCTGTTCGTGCTTGTTCTAACCGAATCCAGCCACAGCATACGCATTGTTGCTCATGCTCACCTGTgaactgtttttaaaaaacacaCCGCTCTTAACACATAATCGGCGCCGCATGTGTTCAACCGCTTGTACGCCGCGCCTCTGCTGCGATACGCTTTATTCAAAGTAGAGATGTGAAAAGATAAATTTGCCCGTTCCATTAACAATTCGTCTTCTTTTCTATGAATCTAGTGCACACTCAAGTACGCGTAACCGTTAATAGCGAGTCAGACATCCACGAAAGAACGAAGAGAAACACCTTTCATTCCTCATTCACTCAATATTCCGAGTTCCAATTAATCAT
This window of the Necator americanus strain Aroian chromosome III, whole genome shotgun sequence genome carries:
- a CDS encoding hypothetical protein (NECATOR_CHRIII.G10997.T2); the protein is MERANLSFHISTLNKAYRSRGAAYKRLNTCGADYVLRASRSFPPTFKMVMVIDALLDACIFDSRKFDHFHLKYFDWLAQVVSLRRQLNYCGTRSNHILRAWDGHKLTRNNVLCGNIDSKEDEFIVPPADEYNNVPDTYFFDILLFGEWIERAALLKSKSFVVISNLHIFRGIGFKNPILALHGSPYFGRGVFEIDREFLSHHHRLIKLENYMEITL